From the Rhodothalassiaceae bacterium genome, one window contains:
- a CDS encoding CRISPR-associated protein, Csm4 family produces the protein MRWMRFTIRPLTAFGSQIRGDTLFGQLCWAARERFGPERLEAWLDGYTEGRPFLVVSDGFPADHLPRPQVPLARIGIKVEPERRKSFKRRAFIPQAWVADAPDIAATFRRMAGDDGGAEKPWEEAVHLHNSISRITATTGGDFAPYGLKEWVAKTERFDIHAVFDETRFGEDDLTRLFEDVGRIGYGRDASTGLGKFQVIDQAGERPAGQAGGGSWLTLAPCAPQGGAWRVRDCFYQPFTRFGRHGSIAAVGPNPFKRPILLADTGAVLTPRDFDEAQLFAGRGLGGTASPISLDEAFAATVHQGYAPVVPVRLPRGSEEPLASRREETVS, from the coding sequence ATGCGCTGGATGCGCTTTACGATCCGCCCGCTGACCGCCTTCGGATCCCAGATCCGTGGTGACACCCTGTTCGGGCAGCTGTGCTGGGCGGCACGCGAACGCTTCGGTCCTGAGCGGCTTGAAGCTTGGCTCGATGGCTACACCGAGGGCCGGCCCTTCCTTGTGGTCTCGGACGGTTTTCCCGCTGACCATCTGCCGCGCCCGCAGGTGCCGCTTGCCAGGATCGGTATCAAGGTGGAACCCGAGCGGCGCAAGTCTTTCAAGCGGCGCGCCTTCATCCCGCAGGCATGGGTCGCGGATGCCCCCGACATCGCTGCGACCTTCCGGCGCATGGCCGGCGATGACGGCGGGGCCGAAAAGCCGTGGGAGGAAGCCGTGCATCTCCACAACAGCATCTCGCGGATCACGGCCACCACCGGAGGAGATTTCGCACCCTACGGGCTGAAGGAGTGGGTGGCGAAAACGGAGCGTTTCGACATCCATGCCGTCTTCGACGAGACGCGGTTCGGCGAGGACGATCTGACCAGGCTGTTTGAGGACGTCGGCCGCATCGGCTATGGCCGGGACGCAAGCACGGGGCTCGGCAAGTTTCAGGTTATTGATCAGGCGGGGGAAAGGCCTGCGGGCCAGGCAGGCGGCGGTTCATGGCTCACGCTCGCTCCCTGCGCCCCGCAGGGCGGTGCCTGGCGGGTGCGGGACTGTTTCTATCAGCCCTTCACCCGTTTCGGTCGGCACGGCTCCATCGCGGCAGTCGGCCCCAACCCCTTCAAGCGGCCGATCCTGCTGGCTGATACCGGTGCGGTGCTGACCCCCCGGGATTTCGACGAGGCGCAGTTGTTCGCAGGCCGGGGCCTCGGCGGGACGGCCAGCCCGATATCCTTGGATGAGGCCTTCGCGGCCACCGTCCACCAGGGTTACGCTCCTGTGGTGCCGGTGCGTCTGCCCAGGGGGTCGGAAGAACCTCTCGCGAGCCGACGGGAGGAGACGGTGTCATGA